A window from Candidatus Gracilibacteria bacterium encodes these proteins:
- a CDS encoding DeoR family transcriptional regulator gives MSEDRKNQILSAIIDHFVQTAEPVGSKTIILSYNFKVSPATVRNDMAELEEQGLIMQPHTSAGRVPTDKGYRFYVDELADFDRAKVLAHQTLSGLRDQARAATAKQRVHDAVGLLSQATPNMVFATIPDSSKTFFMGFSKMLRQREFLESPLKASQVMEVIEDRDHFLLGIKSLGVEHEPKILIGEENILPGIDSCSLIVASYEYDGYVGAIGIIGPKRMPYAYNTAILTEVRNLLESNQLGQTTPLKTIS, from the coding sequence ATGTCTGAAGATCGAAAAAATCAAATCCTAAGCGCCATCATCGACCATTTTGTGCAAACGGCGGAACCGGTGGGGTCCAAAACCATCATTCTTTCGTACAATTTTAAAGTGAGTCCGGCCACCGTACGCAACGATATGGCCGAGCTTGAGGAACAGGGTCTCATCATGCAGCCCCACACTTCCGCCGGGCGCGTACCCACGGATAAAGGATATCGTTTTTATGTGGATGAACTGGCGGATTTTGACCGTGCCAAGGTTCTTGCCCACCAAACGCTCTCCGGCTTACGAGACCAAGCCAGGGCCGCCACGGCAAAACAACGGGTACACGATGCGGTGGGACTCCTCTCCCAGGCCACTCCCAACATGGTCTTTGCCACCATTCCGGACAGCAGCAAAACTTTCTTCATGGGCTTTTCAAAAATGCTCCGCCAACGGGAATTTTTAGAATCCCCGCTCAAGGCGAGCCAAGTGATGGAAGTGATTGAAGATCGTGATCATTTTCTATTGGGCATAAAAAGCTTAGGGGTGGAGCATGAGCCAAAAATCCTGATTGGTGAAGAAAATATTTTACCGGGAATTGACAGTTGCTCCCTCATTGTTGCAAGCTACGAATACGATGGCTATGTGGGCGCCATTGGGATCATTGGCCCCAAACGGATGCCCTATGCCTACAACACCGCCATCCTTACCGAAGTCCGTAACCTTTTAGAAAGCAATCAACTATGACAGACGACACCACTCAAAACGATCTCCTAA
- a CDS encoding nucleotide exchange factor GrpE: MTDDTTQNDLLKLQEELAKVQADLNEMTETAKRALADLQNFKRRTEEERSELQVFANARLLEAIFPALDNFARAFELVPEDLEEEEWIKGIQGIESNLMSALASLGLQVIDQAGIPANPQIHEVLMEEEGPTGTVVQIFEKGYSFKGKTIRPAKVSVGRTTESTTNQ, translated from the coding sequence ATGACAGACGACACCACTCAAAACGATCTCCTAAAATTACAGGAAGAACTTGCCAAAGTTCAGGCCGATTTGAACGAAATGACGGAGACCGCCAAACGAGCTTTAGCGGACTTGCAAAACTTCAAACGGCGCACCGAAGAAGAACGCAGTGAGCTCCAAGTCTTCGCCAACGCAAGACTCTTGGAAGCCATTTTTCCAGCTTTAGATAATTTTGCTCGCGCCTTTGAATTGGTGCCGGAAGATCTGGAAGAAGAGGAATGGATAAAAGGCATCCAAGGTATTGAAAGCAACCTCATGAGCGCCCTCGCTTCGCTCGGGCTCCAGGTGATTGACCAAGCCGGAATCCCCGCCAACCCACAAATCCACGAAGTCCTCATGGAAGAGGAAGGCCCCACCGGCACCGTTGTCCAAATCTTCGAAAAAGGCTATTCTTTCAAAGGAAAAACCATCCGCCCCGCCAAAGTAAGCGTGGGGAGAACGACGGAATCCACCACTAATCAATAA
- a CDS encoding RNA polymerase sigma factor, whose translation MQTFSAHYQDLFPKIYSFIYYRVNDRQTAEDLTSQTFLKGFENFEHFDPTKASVKTWLYTIARNTLIDHFRKTRASVDLEAAEEVPSEEMILESIIANEENKELRALLSTLPKDARSLILMRLWDELSYQEIAEITGKSEASLKMTYSRALTQLRNYE comes from the coding sequence ATGCAAACATTTAGTGCGCACTACCAAGATCTCTTCCCTAAAATTTATTCGTTTATTTACTATCGAGTAAATGATCGACAAACAGCGGAAGATCTCACCAGTCAAACCTTCTTAAAAGGATTTGAGAACTTTGAGCATTTTGATCCCACAAAAGCCAGCGTTAAAACATGGCTCTACACCATTGCTCGAAACACACTTATCGACCATTTTAGAAAAACGCGAGCCTCGGTAGACTTGGAAGCGGCAGAAGAAGTCCCTTCCGAAGAAATGATTCTTGAAAGCATCATTGCCAACGAAGAAAATAAAGAGTTGAGGGCACTGTTGAGCACTCTACCCAAAGATGCGCGGAGCCTCATTCTTATGCGACTCTGGGACGAGCTCTCTTACCAAGAAATCGCAGAAATTACAGGTAAAAGTGAAGCGAGCCTCAAGATGACCTACTCAAGAGCCTTAACACAATTAAGAAACTATGAATAA
- the dnaK gene encoding molecular chaperone DnaK: MSKIIGIDLGTTNTCFAVMEGGEPTVIANSEGKQTTPSIVAIKDKERLVGEPAKRQMVMNERNTIFSAKRLIGRKYDEVKKITDRFPFEVKKGKNGEAVIVLDGEEKQPQEISAMVLQKVKADAEKYLGGEVTRAVITVPAYFNDSQRQATKDAGEIAGLKVERIINEPTAAALAYGLDKHVGEKKIAVFDLGGGTFDISILELGDGVFQVLSTNGDTFLGGDDFDMVLMDYLADEFKKQEGIDLKSDNVALQRLKEAAEKAKIELSSQHETDINLPFITADKNGPKHLVMKLSRSKLEDLTAELVERCTKPCKQAIEDSKVFVSDIAEVVLVGGMTRMPAVQAKAKEIFGKEPHRGINPDEVVALGAAIQGGVLQGDVKDILLLDVIPLSLGIETLGGVMTKLIEKNTTIPTSKSQVFSTAADSQPSVDVRVFQGERPMAADNKLLGNFGLDGIPPAPRGVPQIEVSFDIDANGILHVKAVDKASGKSQHITITGSGGLSKEEIEKMKEEAEKFAEEDKKKKDSVEIRVNAESLVSQTERTLKDLGEKVPADVKTGVDAKLKDLKDALANAETSPEDLKTKHESLAEEIQKIGASMYSQPGAGAPGAEDAEGPAGEGAATSEDPEVKVYEKGEEPEDKKEE, encoded by the coding sequence ATGTCAAAAATCATTGGAATCGACCTTGGAACCACCAACACCTGTTTTGCAGTAATGGAAGGTGGTGAACCCACCGTAATCGCCAATAGCGAGGGCAAGCAAACCACCCCTTCTATTGTGGCGATAAAGGACAAAGAAAGACTCGTGGGTGAACCTGCAAAACGCCAAATGGTGATGAATGAACGAAACACCATTTTCTCCGCAAAACGGCTCATCGGTCGCAAATACGACGAAGTGAAAAAAATCACCGACCGCTTCCCTTTTGAAGTGAAAAAAGGAAAAAATGGGGAGGCTGTGATTGTGCTCGACGGTGAAGAAAAACAACCTCAAGAAATCTCTGCCATGGTCTTGCAAAAAGTGAAGGCCGACGCAGAAAAATATCTGGGCGGAGAGGTCACTCGAGCGGTCATCACCGTGCCCGCTTACTTCAACGACTCTCAACGACAAGCCACAAAAGATGCGGGAGAAATTGCCGGTCTCAAAGTCGAAAGAATCATCAACGAACCCACCGCGGCCGCTCTGGCTTATGGTCTGGACAAACATGTGGGTGAAAAGAAGATTGCCGTATTCGACCTTGGAGGAGGAACTTTTGATATCTCCATTTTGGAATTGGGAGACGGCGTTTTCCAGGTGCTGTCCACCAATGGAGACACCTTTTTGGGAGGAGATGATTTTGATATGGTGCTCATGGATTACCTCGCTGATGAATTCAAAAAACAAGAAGGCATCGACCTCAAAAGCGACAATGTGGCACTGCAACGCCTCAAAGAAGCGGCCGAAAAAGCAAAGATCGAGCTTTCCTCTCAACACGAAACCGACATCAATTTACCCTTCATCACCGCGGACAAGAATGGTCCAAAACACTTGGTGATGAAACTCAGCCGAAGCAAGTTGGAAGACCTCACCGCGGAACTCGTGGAGCGCTGCACCAAACCGTGTAAGCAAGCCATTGAAGACTCAAAAGTTTTTGTGAGCGATATTGCGGAAGTGGTGCTCGTGGGAGGAATGACCCGCATGCCCGCCGTCCAAGCCAAAGCCAAAGAAATTTTTGGAAAAGAACCTCACCGTGGAATCAATCCTGACGAAGTGGTGGCCTTGGGTGCCGCCATTCAAGGGGGAGTTTTGCAGGGCGATGTGAAAGATATTTTGCTCTTGGATGTCATTCCACTTTCTCTCGGAATCGAAACGCTTGGAGGAGTGATGACCAAACTCATCGAAAAAAACACCACCATCCCCACCAGCAAGTCACAAGTGTTTTCCACTGCGGCAGACAGCCAACCATCCGTGGATGTTCGCGTCTTTCAAGGGGAACGCCCCATGGCCGCAGACAACAAATTGCTCGGAAATTTTGGACTGGACGGAATCCCTCCCGCACCCCGCGGAGTGCCTCAAATCGAAGTGTCTTTTGACATCGACGCCAACGGAATCCTGCATGTAAAAGCAGTGGACAAAGCCAGCGGGAAAAGCCAACACATCACCATCACCGGATCCGGCGGACTCTCCAAAGAAGAAATTGAAAAGATGAAAGAAGAGGCGGAAAAATTTGCCGAAGAAGATAAGAAAAAGAAAGACAGTGTGGAAATTCGAGTGAACGCGGAATCTCTGGTTTCCCAAACGGAACGAACACTCAAAGACTTGGGTGAAAAAGTACCCGCCGATGTAAAAACCGGCGTGGACGCCAAGCTCAAAGATCTCAAAGACGCCCTTGCCAACGCCGAAACTTCTCCCGAAGACTTAAAAACCAAGCACGAATCCCTCGCCGAAGAAATCCAAAAAATCGGCGCCAGCATGTACAGCCAACCCGGCGCAGGTGCCCCAGGGGCTGAAGATGCTGAAGGCCCTGCGGGCGAAGGTGCGGCTACAAGCGAAGATCCGGAGGTAAAGGTCTATGAAAAGGGAGAGGAGCCAGAAGACAAGAAGGAGGAATAA
- a CDS encoding AarF/UbiB family protein, which yields MSDKKKPTHLEEMGKQAQAPDSTDFTKVQSDLAFKEALVSVTAKKTYPPIAELPIIEPSNEDRVLGEGFDANVRNFSVVLREDHPILTELKSIVDELSEVAGYPGLIQNIRVYEDEDNVPNASIVKTTRTVYISSSLIHSLNYEHDKILGVLAHELAHLFFSNKEHLEIASAATEFLLNHIDSYEEEYCVDRLSVYLMTRLGVDPQCVIDAHEILDSEQGKALKAAETIVFSSLLSTHPMTTRRLQQLKRLRRAFYSSTLRYDPKHTLSPAKHSDFHRKRVEWEIPTRWMNFHLSGNDYINPKDIVYDDPTLSSGIFASNVNVEGLTSNLKDEWWRAAMLSAFDEVEQDDIREQLQALSPQDLLELMNLDPKRCLSRGKGVSKVPGMVYGVMAILVEVYLSKEPDFDPLLDLAENFYRNNGVFFPYIAHDAARELLKAKDRQWFEEKLSRYGFIAEEFFGTMYLNKDWQLSYTGGKIASPRSTAPRPLYSSNFSVRIQEGKKSFLGKIVLVSNGDSIQIEKNKHEYFVVRIPAQLLIGKPKDEVEEILKEQGIEFDVVDLHDYWIKTIHDTIHALSNESEASAFFDEQMKRRAFNVAARATLGDHEISDLNFWEDPRMMVGALGEETALAYFSGTKRRAVPYTESLSSVGFAVEDLFWEFSSHYKDWLTKTGTEAIDYLVGCYSSQCLERDLWLMRSVGWPTIHYTHEIETVVTKIQALEDPNLLTRFARHFKNPIFILAASSRLWELKDQCIIPFDETYLNEVLAEVPPHLRANRALKELISCFPYPCAERDEKLRTLIDQAQTEEDTLALSKLYQTPALLSTEKRKRQTVVRTETLMDTIEKVDSLDREEILLYLLGKRRFLFKATNLYLEENIYEFKKVTPYRIQALYGNLKEQSLKFAKGYELDDFLLSKPSLGVMIELSLGINLEEAMRAGVSFSKQDRINLLTELLIAPKGAMNGKRKEKFVQEVVRLLVDRKEGVTNQLDENGRQACKSLLNVFLLTCPQEKLPAIFHDIWTLMTSDNIHSVPEALASIMQAYGGIMIKAGQYIATQVRDLPEEWRHAFRKLSDQNQHADKVLVYELSNQAFGGRSPLKEIGRKIAEGSMAAVYEAELHSGERVAYKKIHSWLDLELEEDAQVLASLVEHFNTATHSGKRLFPISLPTNLATIVKQQIKEELSMGNERNNYESLNAGLHIERIEGIRTPLVKRGLLDSADQPVTQSEDALILELIKGCSIDDDGAIGKLGLDPKALKKEVALANLRLILSGKSYHADLNPGNMIIQRKSGPTSASIVWIDPGNLGQLSTEAVTNLRNLFKKLINPLASKPMALGLFLASIIEQSAHPDLKDKINVWLQRHGSEKVSLASLNQNVTEFFDFCRSEQIELKEEWVHCFRALGLMAPFLQELELKDLMKLAPLLV from the coding sequence ATGAGTGATAAAAAGAAACCCACCCATTTGGAGGAAATGGGTAAGCAAGCTCAAGCTCCAGATTCTACAGATTTCACTAAAGTCCAATCTGACCTTGCCTTTAAGGAAGCCTTGGTGAGTGTCACGGCAAAAAAGACCTACCCACCCATTGCCGAACTCCCCATCATAGAACCATCAAATGAAGACCGCGTCTTAGGTGAAGGGTTCGATGCCAATGTCAGAAATTTTAGCGTGGTGTTAAGAGAAGATCACCCGATATTAACCGAGCTTAAATCGATAGTGGATGAACTGAGTGAAGTGGCAGGATACCCAGGTTTGATTCAAAATATAAGAGTTTATGAAGACGAAGATAATGTACCCAATGCATCCATCGTAAAAACCACTCGCACAGTTTACATTTCCTCATCCCTAATCCATTCACTCAACTACGAACATGACAAAATATTGGGGGTATTGGCTCACGAATTGGCACATCTGTTTTTCTCGAACAAAGAACATCTCGAAATAGCAAGCGCAGCTACAGAATTCCTTCTTAACCACATTGATAGCTATGAAGAAGAGTACTGCGTAGATCGACTGTCTGTGTACTTGATGACTAGATTAGGGGTAGACCCACAATGTGTAATCGACGCCCACGAAATACTCGATTCGGAACAAGGAAAAGCTCTTAAAGCAGCCGAAACTATCGTCTTCAGTTCTCTTCTTAGTACCCATCCCATGACCACCCGTCGCCTTCAGCAGCTTAAGCGTTTACGACGAGCGTTTTATTCCAGCACACTCCGCTACGATCCCAAACACACATTATCACCCGCAAAACATTCAGATTTTCATCGGAAACGCGTGGAGTGGGAAATACCTACCCGATGGATGAACTTCCACCTTAGTGGTAATGATTACATCAACCCTAAAGACATCGTTTACGATGACCCCACTCTATCCAGCGGCATTTTCGCTTCAAATGTGAATGTCGAGGGCTTAACTTCCAACCTCAAGGATGAATGGTGGCGTGCCGCAATGCTTTCTGCTTTTGATGAAGTTGAACAGGATGACATAAGAGAACAATTGCAAGCCTTGAGCCCTCAAGACCTATTAGAACTCATGAACCTAGACCCAAAACGGTGCTTGTCCAGAGGTAAAGGCGTAAGCAAAGTGCCTGGAATGGTTTACGGAGTAATGGCCATTCTGGTCGAAGTCTACTTAAGCAAAGAGCCTGATTTTGATCCACTTTTAGATCTCGCTGAAAATTTTTACAGGAATAATGGAGTATTTTTCCCGTACATTGCCCACGATGCGGCGCGCGAACTATTAAAAGCGAAGGATAGACAGTGGTTTGAAGAAAAACTATCGCGTTACGGCTTCATCGCGGAGGAATTTTTTGGCACAATGTACTTGAATAAAGACTGGCAATTGAGTTATACCGGAGGAAAAATTGCTTCTCCTAGGTCAACCGCGCCACGCCCCCTCTATTCTTCAAACTTTTCTGTACGCATACAAGAGGGGAAGAAGTCCTTCTTAGGGAAAATCGTCCTTGTTTCCAACGGAGACTCAATCCAAATTGAAAAAAACAAACACGAATATTTTGTGGTTCGGATCCCAGCTCAGCTCTTAATTGGGAAACCGAAAGACGAAGTCGAAGAGATTTTAAAAGAACAAGGAATAGAGTTTGATGTGGTAGATCTCCACGATTATTGGATCAAAACAATACACGACACCATTCATGCATTATCAAACGAGAGTGAAGCAAGTGCATTTTTTGACGAACAAATGAAAAGGAGGGCTTTTAATGTGGCTGCACGAGCCACACTTGGCGACCATGAAATTTCAGATCTCAATTTTTGGGAAGATCCGAGAATGATGGTGGGTGCTTTGGGTGAAGAAACAGCTCTAGCCTATTTTTCTGGCACAAAACGGCGTGCTGTTCCTTACACTGAATCCTTAAGTTCAGTTGGTTTCGCTGTGGAAGATTTATTTTGGGAGTTTAGTTCCCATTATAAAGACTGGTTAACAAAAACGGGTACAGAAGCGATTGATTATTTGGTGGGATGCTATTCAAGTCAATGTTTGGAGCGAGATCTCTGGCTCATGCGCTCTGTGGGGTGGCCCACCATTCACTATACCCACGAGATTGAAACAGTAGTGACCAAAATTCAAGCCCTTGAAGATCCCAACCTGTTGACACGTTTTGCGCGACATTTTAAGAATCCTATTTTTATACTTGCCGCTTCCTCTCGTTTATGGGAACTAAAGGATCAGTGCATAATCCCATTTGATGAAACTTACTTAAATGAAGTTTTAGCTGAAGTTCCACCTCACTTAAGAGCAAATCGAGCCTTGAAAGAGTTGATCTCTTGCTTCCCATACCCTTGTGCAGAAAGGGATGAAAAGCTTCGCACACTCATTGACCAAGCACAGACAGAGGAGGACACCTTAGCACTGTCCAAGCTCTATCAAACACCCGCACTCTTATCCACAGAAAAGAGAAAAAGACAAACTGTAGTGCGAACTGAAACACTGATGGACACCATCGAAAAAGTCGATAGCCTCGACCGTGAAGAAATATTACTCTATTTGCTCGGCAAGAGACGCTTTTTATTCAAAGCCACCAATTTATACTTGGAAGAAAACATTTATGAGTTCAAGAAGGTAACCCCGTACCGCATACAAGCCTTATATGGCAACTTAAAAGAACAGTCATTAAAGTTTGCAAAAGGGTACGAACTCGATGACTTCCTCCTGAGCAAACCCTCACTCGGAGTGATGATCGAGCTCTCTTTAGGAATAAACTTAGAGGAGGCAATGCGCGCTGGCGTGAGCTTCTCAAAGCAAGATCGCATCAATCTATTAACCGAGCTACTTATTGCTCCAAAAGGAGCAATGAATGGGAAACGAAAAGAGAAGTTTGTTCAAGAAGTTGTACGATTGCTTGTAGACAGAAAAGAAGGAGTTACCAATCAGTTGGATGAGAATGGAAGACAAGCCTGTAAATCCTTACTAAATGTATTTCTTCTGACATGTCCACAAGAAAAACTTCCTGCTATCTTTCACGATATTTGGACATTAATGACCTCAGATAATATCCACTCCGTTCCGGAAGCATTGGCATCCATCATGCAAGCATACGGAGGCATAATGATTAAAGCAGGACAGTACATCGCCACACAAGTCAGAGATTTGCCGGAAGAGTGGAGACACGCTTTTAGAAAATTATCCGATCAAAATCAACACGCTGATAAGGTTTTGGTCTATGAACTCTCCAATCAAGCCTTTGGGGGAAGAAGTCCTTTAAAAGAAATCGGACGGAAAATTGCGGAGGGATCCATGGCAGCCGTATATGAAGCAGAACTACATTCCGGAGAAAGGGTCGCTTATAAAAAAATCCACTCCTGGTTGGATTTGGAACTGGAGGAGGATGCTCAAGTCCTGGCTTCGTTGGTTGAGCACTTTAATACTGCCACTCATTCAGGGAAAAGGCTCTTTCCAATCAGCCTACCTACTAATCTGGCAACCATTGTTAAGCAGCAAATAAAAGAGGAGCTTTCCATGGGGAATGAACGAAACAATTACGAGAGCTTAAACGCGGGTTTGCATATAGAACGGATCGAAGGAATCCGCACACCTCTAGTGAAAAGAGGCCTATTGGATAGTGCTGATCAACCTGTCACTCAGAGCGAAGATGCTTTGATCTTAGAGTTGATTAAAGGCTGTTCAATTGATGACGATGGTGCAATTGGGAAGCTGGGACTGGACCCAAAAGCTTTGAAAAAGGAAGTAGCCTTAGCAAACTTAAGACTCATACTAAGTGGCAAGTCTTACCATGCCGATTTAAATCCAGGGAACATGATCATCCAAAGAAAATCGGGGCCGACCTCCGCGTCCATTGTTTGGATCGACCCAGGGAACCTAGGTCAGCTAAGCACGGAAGCCGTCACCAACTTACGAAATTTATTTAAAAAATTGATTAACCCCTTGGCTTCAAAACCCATGGCTTTAGGTCTTTTTTTGGCATCCATCATAGAGCAAAGTGCTCATCCCGACCTCAAAGATAAAATTAATGTTTGGCTTCAACGCCATGGCAGTGAAAAAGTAAGCCTGGCAAGCCTAAATCAGAATGTAACAGAATTTTTTGACTTCTGCCGTTCAGAACAAATTGAACTCAAAGAAGAATGGGTTCATTGTTTCCGTGCTTTAGGGCTCATGGCTCCCTTTCTTCAGGAACTCGAACTGAAGGATCTAATGAAGCTGGCACCTCTTCTTGTCTAA
- the gap gene encoding type I glyceraldehyde-3-phosphate dehydrogenase has product MRVAINGFGRIGRMVFRANLMDPKIDIVAVNDLGDPVQTAHLLKYDSSYGILPMEVKGEPGKLVITHPDGKVQEVTLVQNRDPEQLPWKDLNIDLVIECTGAFTTKEGAGKHLKAGAKRVMISAPAKDEIDHTLVMGVNHTDYDPSKDFIISNASCTTNCLAPVAKVLSKTFGVKRGLMTTIHSYTNDQNLLDNEHKDLRRARSANLSMIPTSTGAAKAIGLVLPELTGKFHGIAIRVPTPVVSLVDLTAELDREVTAEEVNAAMKAASEGEMKGILGYCEAPLVSADFKMDPRSSIFDSLETQVLGKKGNLVKILAWYDNEWGYSVRCLDLASYMASREA; this is encoded by the coding sequence ATGCGAGTTGCCATAAATGGTTTTGGCCGAATAGGACGCATGGTCTTTCGCGCCAATTTAATGGATCCCAAAATTGATATTGTCGCCGTAAACGATTTGGGCGACCCCGTGCAAACCGCACACTTGCTCAAATATGATTCTAGCTACGGGATTCTCCCCATGGAAGTAAAAGGAGAGCCCGGCAAACTCGTCATCACCCACCCCGATGGCAAAGTGCAAGAAGTAACGCTCGTCCAAAACCGTGACCCTGAACAACTCCCCTGGAAGGACCTCAATATCGATTTGGTGATTGAATGCACCGGAGCCTTCACCACAAAAGAAGGAGCAGGAAAACATTTAAAAGCAGGCGCAAAGCGCGTCATGATTTCCGCTCCGGCAAAAGATGAAATCGACCACACCCTGGTAATGGGCGTGAACCACACCGACTACGACCCTTCAAAAGATTTCATTATTTCCAACGCCAGCTGCACCACCAACTGTCTCGCGCCGGTTGCAAAGGTGCTCAGCAAAACATTTGGAGTGAAACGAGGCCTCATGACCACCATCCATTCGTACACCAACGACCAAAATCTGCTCGACAACGAACACAAAGATTTGCGCCGGGCCCGTTCCGCCAATCTCAGCATGATTCCCACTTCCACCGGAGCCGCAAAAGCCATCGGACTGGTGCTGCCGGAGCTCACGGGCAAATTCCATGGCATCGCGATTCGTGTTCCCACCCCCGTGGTTTCTTTGGTGGACCTCACCGCAGAACTCGACCGTGAAGTGACCGCCGAAGAAGTGAATGCCGCCATGAAAGCCGCATCCGAAGGAGAGATGAAAGGCATCCTAGGTTACTGCGAAGCTCCACTGGTTTCCGCCGACTTCAAAATGGATCCCCGTTCCAGCATCTTCGATTCGCTCGAAACTCAAGTGCTCGGCAAAAAAGGCAATCTCGTAAAAATCCTTGCTTGGTACGACAACGAATGGGGCTATTCCGTCCGCTGCCTAGACCTTGCCTCCTACATGGCGAGCCGAGAAGCTTAA